In a genomic window of Flavobacterium crassostreae:
- a CDS encoding helix-hairpin-helix domain-containing protein — MKTITVKSINDSSKSYQYIDNGEPMRGGVKDVFFSPDKKYVVAIFRDKLDFNQKERLQKITNHYLPQIQKKEAGDYYLNEVFRWPTDVIEHNGFIGVIVPIYNSKFFFKKGYETSDLIQGKEKNGKWFAGAKFRNPQFPLKVANSELGDWLSYFQVCVNLTRGVKKMHAMGLAHSDLSYNNVLIDPVEKSACIIDLDGLVVPGMFAAEVIGTAEFIAPEVLSSKHLNKTDSNRKLPNRLTDLHALPVLIYMFLLHRHPLKGGKVHDLDTEKDDLLSMGEKAMFIEHPTDKTNRPKLAQGSKWDLPWADINKLPYSVTGPYLKTLFDKVFIDGLHNPMQRPTADEWEIALLKTTDLMQKCHNVSCEQKWYVFDNTNTPKCPFCGTAHKGTLPILDLYYQFKESVWKPENHRLMVYKDQYLFQWHVNRNITRNEKITPDQKVPVGYFTFHNNKWVLVNQKLTSLKDVTENKEIPIGSMVELTDGKKLLLSKEDGGRVVVITMANK; from the coding sequence ATGAAAACAATTACTGTAAAATCGATTAATGATTCTTCGAAATCTTATCAATATATAGATAATGGTGAACCGATGCGTGGTGGTGTGAAAGATGTTTTTTTTAGCCCTGATAAAAAATACGTTGTGGCCATTTTTAGAGATAAATTAGATTTTAATCAAAAAGAAAGGTTACAAAAAATAACAAATCATTATTTGCCACAAATTCAAAAAAAAGAAGCTGGCGACTACTATTTAAATGAAGTGTTTCGATGGCCAACAGATGTGATCGAGCATAATGGATTTATTGGTGTCATTGTTCCCATATATAATTCTAAATTTTTCTTCAAAAAAGGATATGAAACAAGTGATTTAATTCAAGGAAAAGAAAAAAACGGAAAATGGTTTGCTGGTGCAAAATTTAGGAACCCTCAATTTCCATTGAAAGTTGCAAATTCAGAATTAGGGGATTGGTTAAGCTACTTCCAGGTATGTGTGAATTTAACTCGTGGAGTTAAAAAAATGCACGCCATGGGACTAGCACATTCTGACTTATCCTATAATAACGTGCTTATTGATCCTGTTGAAAAATCGGCATGTATAATTGACTTAGATGGTCTCGTAGTTCCTGGAATGTTTGCCGCTGAAGTGATTGGAACAGCCGAATTTATTGCTCCGGAAGTACTTTCTAGTAAACATTTAAACAAGACAGATTCAAATAGGAAATTACCTAATAGGCTGACTGATTTACACGCTTTACCTGTACTTATTTACATGTTTTTGTTGCACAGACATCCCTTAAAAGGAGGCAAAGTGCATGATCTTGATACTGAAAAAGATGATTTGCTATCGATGGGCGAAAAAGCAATGTTTATAGAACATCCAACAGATAAGACAAACAGACCTAAACTTGCTCAAGGCTCAAAATGGGATTTGCCATGGGCAGATATTAACAAACTTCCTTATTCGGTTACTGGCCCCTATCTAAAGACCTTATTTGACAAAGTTTTTATAGACGGATTGCACAACCCAATGCAAAGGCCAACAGCAGATGAGTGGGAAATTGCTTTATTAAAAACAACCGATTTAATGCAGAAATGCCATAATGTTTCTTGTGAACAAAAATGGTATGTATTTGATAACACAAATACCCCTAAATGCCCATTTTGTGGTACGGCTCATAAAGGCACTCTGCCCATCTTAGACCTTTACTATCAATTTAAAGAATCCGTATGGAAACCTGAAAATCATAGACTAATGGTTTATAAAGATCAATATCTTTTTCAGTGGCACGTAAATCGAAATATTACAAGAAATGAAAAAATTACCCCTGACCAAAAAGTTCCAGTGGGCTATTTCACCTTTCACAACAACAAATGGGTCTTAGTAAATCAAAAATTAACATCATTAAAAGACGTAACCGAAAATAAAGAAATCCCAATCGGATCCATGGTAGAATTAACCGATGGAAAAAAACTTCTATTATCAAAAGAAGATGGCGGAAGAGTTGTAGTAATAACAATGGCAAATAAATAA
- a CDS encoding PP2C family serine/threonine-protein phosphatase, which translates to MEETKKYIEAFLFQNKIDVATSKLSLFDDFISNETNIKSVQIIQENQKMIMANWTLKTRIDDIIIQSVSLPNGTVDKKYEAKFDFINLGWKDVIYSEIIDLEETGLEFNNEEELLFGNPLISGDLKIKFLFRVEGEAEDSNLNEKIITIIINPDPKSLWKNIESDKKAPFWKEDNVAVSSDFLDKKIVVASKRGRSHANVGSFRDDDFAFKKINDTGWSILAVSDGAGSASLSREGSKMSCDLAISYFEENFTSDFLKEFGETLLQHNNQTDEDSSKKISRFVYDNLSKAAWFVHKELEKFAIKLEKPLKDFHSTLIFALIKKYDFGYAILTFGVGDCPIGLLNTDLTEIKLMNWLDVGEFGGGTRFITMPEIFKSDKLQTRFGFKLVDDFSYLMLMTDGIYDPKFVVEANLEKIEKWKEFLEDLQGKNEDGLSVDLNRDNDNIANQLSNWMDFWNPGNHDDRTLAIIY; encoded by the coding sequence ATGGAAGAAACAAAAAAATATATTGAAGCTTTTTTATTCCAAAATAAAATTGACGTTGCAACAAGTAAATTGTCTCTTTTTGATGATTTTATTTCTAATGAAACGAATATTAAATCCGTACAAATAATTCAAGAAAATCAAAAAATGATTATGGCAAATTGGACGTTAAAAACACGAATTGACGATATTATTATACAATCAGTATCATTACCAAACGGTACAGTAGATAAAAAATATGAAGCGAAATTTGACTTTATTAACTTAGGTTGGAAAGATGTTATTTATTCAGAAATTATAGACTTGGAAGAAACCGGCCTTGAATTTAATAATGAAGAAGAGTTACTTTTTGGAAATCCATTAATAAGTGGAGATTTAAAAATAAAATTCCTTTTCAGAGTAGAAGGCGAAGCCGAAGATTCTAATTTGAATGAAAAAATAATAACCATTATAATCAATCCAGATCCTAAATCTTTATGGAAAAATATTGAAAGTGACAAAAAAGCACCTTTTTGGAAAGAGGACAATGTTGCAGTTTCAAGTGATTTCTTGGACAAAAAGATAGTTGTAGCTTCCAAAAGAGGGAGAAGCCACGCAAATGTTGGTTCTTTCAGAGATGATGATTTTGCTTTCAAAAAAATTAACGATACAGGGTGGAGTATTTTAGCAGTTTCCGATGGAGCTGGTTCAGCCAGTTTATCAAGAGAAGGTTCAAAAATGTCTTGTGATTTAGCGATTAGTTATTTTGAAGAAAACTTCACCTCTGATTTTTTAAAGGAATTTGGCGAAACATTATTGCAACACAATAATCAAACAGATGAAGATTCTTCAAAGAAAATAAGCCGTTTTGTCTATGATAACCTTTCAAAAGCAGCATGGTTTGTTCATAAAGAATTAGAGAAATTCGCAATAAAATTAGAAAAACCATTAAAAGATTTTCATTCCACATTGATTTTTGCGTTAATAAAAAAATATGATTTTGGTTATGCCATTTTAACCTTTGGAGTTGGTGACTGCCCAATAGGATTATTAAATACAGATTTAACTGAAATTAAATTAATGAATTGGTTAGATGTTGGAGAATTTGGTGGAGGAACACGCTTTATTACAATGCCTGAAATATTTAAAAGCGATAAACTTCAAACACGTTTTGGATTCAAATTAGTAGATGATTTCTCCTATTTAATGCTAATGACAGACGGAATCTATGATCCGAAATTTGTCGTTGAAGCAAATTTAGAAAAAATAGAAAAATGGAAGGAATTCCTGGAAGATTTACAAGGTAAAAACGAGGATGGGTTATCGGTAGATCTTAACAGAGATAATGACAATATAGCGAATCAACTTTCAAATTGGATGGACTTTTGGAATCCAGGAAATCATGATGACAGAACACTTGCAATAATCTATTAA
- a CDS encoding TerY-C metal binding domain-containing protein, protein MRRLPIYFLIDISESMVGEPIQQVEEGLATIIQALKTDPHALETVFVSIIVFAGQAKTLVPLQEIVSFYPPKFPIGSGTSLSKGLGHLMHELRTNIVKTTYEVKGDWKPIVYLFTDGVPTDDSKAAIHEWKQNWQKTANMIAVSFGNETDTKLLGELTDNVLQFKNTNVQSYKEFFKWVTDSIKTSSISVENNATGFELAKLDGETLSKIDLTKSEPNRQFVDDNFVVLNGKCQNTKRPYLMKYRKSIAPSSFAGIELGTKSYRLVGAYQVDNSYFELADNANFTNKVNTDELIGGPTCPCCGNQIAFAVCSCGKIHCIGEEELSTCPWCGNQGTYGNGDGGFDVNRTQG, encoded by the coding sequence ATGAGAAGATTACCTATTTATTTCCTGATAGACATTTCAGAATCAATGGTTGGCGAACCTATTCAACAAGTTGAGGAAGGATTAGCTACTATTATTCAAGCTTTAAAAACCGACCCACACGCACTAGAAACCGTGTTTGTGTCTATCATTGTGTTTGCAGGGCAAGCAAAAACATTAGTCCCTTTACAAGAAATAGTTAGTTTTTATCCACCTAAATTTCCTATTGGAAGTGGCACCTCTTTAAGTAAAGGTTTGGGACATTTAATGCACGAATTAAGAACGAACATAGTTAAGACAACTTACGAAGTTAAAGGCGACTGGAAACCTATTGTATATCTGTTTACCGATGGTGTACCAACAGATGATAGTAAAGCGGCTATTCATGAATGGAAACAAAACTGGCAAAAAACAGCCAATATGATTGCGGTCTCTTTTGGTAATGAAACAGATACTAAACTTTTGGGAGAATTAACGGATAATGTTTTACAATTTAAAAATACCAATGTACAATCCTATAAAGAGTTCTTCAAATGGGTTACAGACTCTATTAAAACAAGTAGCATCAGTGTTGAAAATAATGCAACCGGATTTGAATTGGCAAAATTAGATGGTGAAACTTTATCGAAAATAGATTTAACCAAGTCAGAGCCAAACAGACAATTTGTAGATGATAATTTTGTGGTCCTCAACGGGAAATGCCAAAATACAAAAAGACCCTATTTAATGAAATACCGCAAATCAATTGCTCCTTCAAGTTTTGCCGGTATCGAATTAGGTACTAAAAGCTACAGATTAGTTGGGGCCTATCAGGTGGACAACTCTTACTTTGAGTTGGCAGACAACGCTAATTTTACCAATAAAGTAAATACCGATGAATTAATTGGTGGACCAACCTGCCCGTGTTGTGGTAATCAAATTGCATTCGCAGTTTGTTCTTGTGGAAAAATTCATTGTATAGGAGAAGAAGAATTGAGCACCTGTCCTTGGTGTGGAAATCAAGGAACTTACGGTAATGGTGATGGTGGATTTGATGTAAATAGAACACAAGGATAA
- a CDS encoding macro domain-containing protein, with product MRIELHFGDITEYTADCIVNAARPSLLGGGGVDGAIHRKAGMALSEFCKTLGGCSVGEAKISPAFNLPAQNIIHTVGPRYLFKSESEIQDLKNCYLNSLEIAKKHKFKTVVFSNISTGAYGFPKDLASTISFETVTSFLLENEFPEKVIFCCYDVENLELYLNLIKEKI from the coding sequence ATGAGGATTGAATTACATTTTGGTGATATTACAGAGTATACTGCGGATTGTATTGTAAATGCTGCTAGACCTTCACTTTTAGGTGGTGGCGGTGTGGATGGGGCAATTCACAGAAAAGCAGGAATGGCTCTTTCGGAATTTTGTAAAACACTTGGTGGCTGCTCCGTCGGAGAAGCCAAAATTTCGCCCGCGTTTAATTTGCCTGCCCAAAATATTATTCACACAGTTGGTCCCAGGTATTTATTTAAAAGCGAATCCGAAATTCAAGACTTAAAAAACTGTTACTTAAATTCATTAGAAATTGCTAAAAAGCACAAATTTAAAACGGTGGTGTTTTCAAACATTTCAACTGGAGCTTATGGGTTTCCCAAAGATTTAGCTTCAACTATTTCTTTTGAAACAGTAACATCTTTTTTATTGGAAAATGAATTTCCAGAAAAAGTGATTTTTTGTTGTTATGATGTAGAAAATTTAGAATTGTATTTGAATTTAATAAAAGAAAAAATATGA
- a CDS encoding site-specific integrase — protein sequence MNLRQGNYSLDNDLDSWIQTKRQKTGVKTNVLVIPPLQRIIDKYKDDPECLEENRLVPNRSNSNMNAYLKEIADLCGICKNLTWYVGRHTFATTVALANNIPMEVISQIMGHKRITQTQHYAKLLDDTVKQHMKILMKEFD from the coding sequence ATGAACCTTCGTCAAGGTAATTATAGCTTAGATAACGATTTAGACAGCTGGATTCAAACAAAAAGACAAAAGACAGGTGTAAAGACCAATGTTTTAGTTATTCCTCCATTGCAACGTATAATCGACAAATACAAAGACGACCCTGAATGTTTAGAGGAAAATCGATTGGTTCCAAATCGAAGTAATTCTAATATGAATGCTTATCTCAAAGAAATTGCAGATTTATGTGGCATCTGTAAAAATTTGACATGGTATGTTGGAAGACATACTTTCGCAACCACAGTTGCTTTGGCTAATAATATTCCAATGGAGGTAATTAGCCAAATTATGGGACATAAACGAATTACCCAAACTCAGCATTATGCAAAATTGCTGGATGATACTGTAAAACAACACATGAAGATTTTAATGAAAGAATTTGACTAA
- a CDS encoding ISAon1 family transposase N-terminal region protein, whose translation MQDSFVDLLKLLLPEIIVDYFELTSYKKEEEILHLYLKEINSIPKEHRQSKLSSKGFFDEITVQDFPIRGQQLYF comes from the coding sequence ATGCAAGATTCTTTTGTCGACCTTCTCAAGTTGTTACTTCCTGAAATAATAGTAGACTACTTTGAACTGACTTCCTATAAAAAAGAGGAAGAGATACTTCATCTTTACTTAAAGGAGATTAATTCAATTCCTAAAGAACATCGACAATCAAAATTGAGCTCAAAAGGGTTCTTTGATGAAATAACAGTTCAGGATTTCCCTATCCGGGGACAGCAATTATATTTCTAA
- a CDS encoding DUF6150 family protein, translating to MFYTSNPKEADYKIFVSQKEYDANWIVLKTNWIKSVKKGIWFEVKYKNEADLVVYIVKEKYLADKIVFFTEFESKIKF from the coding sequence GTGTTTTATACATCAAATCCAAAAGAAGCAGATTACAAAATATTTGTTTCACAAAAGGAGTATGATGCTAATTGGATAGTATTAAAAACCAACTGGATTAAAAGTGTTAAAAAAGGAATTTGGTTTGAAGTCAAATATAAAAATGAAGCAGATTTAGTTGTTTACATAGTCAAAGAAAAATACTTAGCAGATAAGATTGTGTTTTTTACAGAATTTGAAAGCAAAATAAAATTTTAA
- a CDS encoding helix-turn-helix transcriptional regulator — translation MSKKTINRLKVVLAEKGKTNKWLSEKLNKNETTVSRWCTNEVQPSLENLVLIANLLAVDVKELINSTL, via the coding sequence ATGAGCAAAAAGACAATAAATAGACTTAAAGTTGTTCTAGCAGAAAAAGGAAAAACTAATAAATGGTTATCTGAAAAGCTAAACAAAAATGAAACAACGGTTTCAAGATGGTGTACAAATGAAGTGCAACCATCTTTAGAAAATTTAGTACTTATAGCTAACTTATTAGCTGTTGATGTAAAGGAATTAATAAATTCAACTCTTTAA
- a CDS encoding N-6 DNA methylase, producing MIEIQTKNNQIFAPLKDKWLIQTPEETVRQEYIKRLVNDYGFSLDQMAQEIQVNNSQRGQGRASADIVIWKNKKDKTDSNSPVIVVECKAEHITVREEDYFQGYNYASWAGADFFVTTNIKETRIFKVVKGKIPKHLEEIIDIPDAESIKSEKKIDELLKQTKAFTRDEFSKLLFNCHNIIRNNDKLSPEAAFDEISKILFIKIRYERSNTGTQIFSKKQFLSDKEAYDRHKSKDSRPFYQQLFESTKEDFKNQDLFAENETVRIRENSFEAIVEKLEKYNLSTTSDDVKGIAFEQFLGRTFRGELGQFFTPRTVVDFMVEILDPQEGEIICDPCCGSGGFLIKAFEYVRAKIEAEIQEQKEVIKRKYFNDEYTNSTDKKKLEIEEKVNQLFFYLNQELDINNPKSRLRVLSYDCIFGTDANPRMSRTAKMNMIMHGDGHGGVHHNDGLLNVNGIFENRFDVILTNPPFGARIEKSLLITESDKYTDEVRIAEYKNRYGKAYDNALKQINDNIGEPLLDLYKTGKMSSLTEVLFIERCLNLLKPGGRVGIVLPEGVLNNSNLQKIREFVESKAKIVLITSIPQDVFIASGAMVKPSLLFFKKFTEEETKQWKNVTTKASKEIEAKHKTELDNLKAKFALKGKEAPNAEEKKALKASLKELEDRIENEIKAKVKKEFDYEIPIAEVEKAGISTTGAQIENELKPLAEEFLEYRKNNKLWDKKFDYINYEVDEEENFYRIPFAGNPSIAQEPEMFYGK from the coding sequence ATGATAGAAATTCAAACAAAGAACAATCAAATATTTGCACCTCTTAAAGATAAGTGGCTAATTCAAACACCAGAAGAAACTGTAAGACAAGAGTATATTAAAAGACTTGTAAACGATTATGGTTTTTCTTTGGATCAAATGGCTCAAGAAATTCAAGTAAACAATTCACAAAGAGGTCAAGGTAGAGCAAGTGCAGATATTGTAATTTGGAAAAACAAAAAAGATAAAACCGATTCTAATAGTCCAGTTATTGTAGTAGAATGTAAAGCGGAACATATAACAGTAAGAGAGGAAGATTATTTTCAAGGTTACAATTATGCCTCATGGGCTGGCGCAGATTTTTTTGTTACAACAAACATTAAAGAAACTAGAATTTTCAAAGTTGTAAAAGGAAAAATTCCAAAACACTTAGAAGAGATTATTGATATTCCAGATGCAGAAAGCATAAAAAGCGAAAAGAAAATAGATGAGTTATTAAAACAAACTAAAGCATTCACCAGAGATGAATTTTCTAAACTGCTTTTTAATTGTCATAACATTATTCGTAACAATGATAAACTTTCACCAGAAGCCGCTTTTGATGAAATTTCAAAAATTCTTTTCATAAAAATTAGATATGAGCGTTCCAATACTGGAACTCAAATTTTTTCAAAAAAACAATTCTTATCTGATAAAGAAGCATACGATAGACATAAGTCAAAAGATAGTAGACCGTTCTATCAACAACTATTTGAAAGCACCAAAGAAGACTTTAAAAATCAAGATTTGTTTGCAGAAAATGAAACGGTTAGAATTAGAGAAAATAGTTTTGAAGCTATTGTAGAAAAACTAGAAAAATACAATCTATCAACTACTTCTGATGACGTTAAAGGTATTGCTTTTGAACAATTTTTAGGAAGAACTTTTAGAGGTGAATTAGGACAATTTTTTACACCTAGAACAGTAGTAGATTTTATGGTGGAAATTCTCGACCCTCAAGAAGGTGAAATAATTTGCGACCCTTGTTGTGGCTCTGGAGGTTTCTTAATTAAAGCTTTTGAATATGTAAGAGCTAAAATAGAAGCTGAAATTCAAGAACAAAAAGAAGTCATTAAAAGAAAATATTTTAATGATGAATACACTAATTCTACTGATAAAAAGAAATTAGAAATTGAAGAAAAAGTTAATCAATTATTCTTTTATCTAAATCAAGAATTAGACATAAACAATCCTAAAAGCAGATTAAGAGTACTTTCTTACGATTGTATTTTTGGAACGGATGCGAACCCTAGAATGAGTAGAACCGCCAAAATGAATATGATTATGCACGGTGATGGTCATGGTGGTGTACATCATAATGATGGGCTGTTAAACGTGAATGGAATTTTTGAAAATCGTTTTGATGTAATACTAACTAATCCTCCTTTTGGAGCTAGAATAGAAAAGAGTTTACTAATTACGGAATCTGATAAATATACTGATGAGGTTAGAATTGCTGAGTATAAAAATCGATATGGTAAAGCTTATGACAATGCTTTAAAACAGATTAATGATAACATTGGTGAACCTCTTTTAGATTTATACAAAACTGGAAAAATGAGTTCACTAACTGAGGTCTTATTTATTGAAAGATGTTTGAACCTATTAAAACCAGGAGGAAGAGTTGGAATTGTTTTACCAGAAGGAGTTTTAAACAATAGTAACCTTCAAAAAATCAGAGAATTTGTAGAAAGTAAAGCTAAGATTGTTTTAATTACTTCAATTCCTCAAGATGTTTTTATTGCTAGTGGTGCAATGGTAAAACCTAGTTTGCTTTTCTTTAAAAAGTTTACAGAGGAAGAAACAAAACAATGGAAAAATGTTACTACAAAAGCATCTAAAGAAATTGAAGCAAAACATAAAACCGAACTTGATAATCTTAAAGCAAAATTTGCTTTAAAAGGAAAAGAAGCCCCAAATGCAGAAGAGAAAAAAGCCCTTAAAGCATCTCTGAAGGAATTAGAAGATAGAATTGAAAACGAAATAAAGGCTAAAGTAAAAAAAGAGTTTGATTATGAAATTCCAATTGCTGAGGTAGAAAAAGCAGGAATTAGCACAACTGGTGCTCAAATTGAAAACGAACTTAAACCACTAGCAGAAGAGTTTTTAGAATACAGAAAAAACAACAAGCTTTGGGATAAAAAATTTGATTACATCAATTATGAAGTTGATGAGGAAGAGAATTTTTATAGAATACCATTTGCAGGAAATCCTTCAATAGCTCAAGAGCCAGAAATGTTTTATGGAAAATAA
- a CDS encoding restriction endonuclease subunit S, whose protein sequence is MENNKNMIITVPFSELKIWDVKSFYHQSDIFNKKYPVVLFGEFLTKPIISKVQIEDTKEYKILGARAYGKGAFVNRTVKGDTLKMRTYQQAKPNHLFWCKVDTKNGAFGIITEELADGVASSNMTFAKIETEKANPEFLQLLFKSKRINEYMDGYVSGTTNRKYIKPDQLRDEINIVLPSIEEQNRIVNNYKTKIDLAEKQINEANNLEIEIEKYLFDLIGVKKFEKKEIKKGLQLVNYSEISDWSMNNLEFSLWKSNKYPVTSIDLSKNLAIEIYRGKSPKYDINGKSYILNQKCNRWNFIDLQFKKTVSDNWFKSIDKDFLTREGDILINSTGEGTIGRASYINSNNEGLLYDSHLLMLRLNPKEVNPKYFTFLFNSSYGQSQVENIKSAQTTKQTELGVTNLKKIIFPIPPVEKQIEIVDFIENLDSKIRKLKVDSINNNDNALIEFENEIFNS, encoded by the coding sequence ATGGAAAATAATAAAAATATGATTATTACCGTACCATTTTCAGAGCTTAAAATTTGGGATGTTAAAAGCTTTTACCATCAATCTGATATTTTCAATAAAAAATATCCAGTTGTTTTGTTTGGTGAATTTTTAACTAAACCTATTATATCAAAAGTTCAAATTGAAGATACTAAAGAATATAAAATTCTTGGTGCTAGAGCTTATGGTAAAGGGGCTTTTGTGAATAGAACCGTTAAAGGTGATACTCTAAAAATGAGAACCTATCAACAAGCTAAACCAAATCATTTATTTTGGTGCAAAGTTGATACAAAAAACGGAGCTTTTGGTATAATTACAGAAGAACTAGCAGATGGTGTAGCCTCTTCAAATATGACTTTTGCCAAAATTGAAACTGAAAAAGCAAATCCAGAGTTCCTTCAGTTGCTTTTCAAGAGCAAAAGAATTAACGAATATATGGATGGCTATGTTTCTGGAACTACAAACCGAAAATATATAAAACCAGACCAGTTAAGGGATGAAATAAACATTGTACTACCTTCAATTGAGGAACAGAATAGAATTGTAAATAATTATAAAACAAAAATTGATTTAGCTGAAAAGCAAATAAATGAAGCCAATAATCTTGAAATTGAAATTGAAAAATATTTATTTGATTTAATTGGAGTTAAAAAATTTGAAAAAAAAGAAATTAAAAAAGGACTTCAATTAGTTAATTACAGTGAAATTTCAGACTGGTCAATGAATAATTTAGAATTTTCATTATGGAAATCAAATAAATATCCTGTTACTTCAATTGACTTGAGTAAAAATCTTGCAATTGAAATTTATAGAGGTAAAAGTCCCAAATATGATATAAATGGAAAATCATACATTCTTAATCAAAAATGTAATAGATGGAATTTTATAGACTTACAATTTAAAAAAACTGTAAGTGATAACTGGTTTAAAAGTATTGATAAAGATTTTCTAACTAGAGAAGGTGACATTTTAATTAATTCAACTGGAGAAGGTACAATTGGAAGAGCTAGTTATATTAATTCCAATAATGAAGGTTTGTTATATGATAGTCATTTATTAATGTTAAGATTAAACCCAAAAGAAGTTAATCCAAAGTATTTTACTTTTTTATTTAATAGCTCTTATGGTCAAAGTCAAGTAGAAAATATAAAGTCTGCACAAACAACTAAACAAACTGAATTAGGTGTAACAAATTTAAAAAAGATAATATTTCCTATACCTCCAGTTGAAAAGCAAATTGAAATAGTAGATTTTATTGAAAATTTAGATTCTAAAATTAGAAAATTGAAAGTTGATTCAATTAATAATAACGATAATGCTTTAATAGAATTTGAGAACGAAATATTTAACAGCTAA
- a CDS encoding AAA family ATPase: MKLLDLKIEKYKNLSNFHWEITEDNASPALLLMGKNASGKTNVLEAMIQIFDFLIHSQSKKAPFKFSITYVLEVTTINIKCNKNEALEGVSIDEVFVPVSEIRRVNNTFRAPNHTDLESLLPENIILYYSGFSGRFNTVSNKFKQEYSKLFRRQKAVALPPIIALEPIHYQMILLALFSFSNDAPIYEDFFKKYFNITALDSFEIHIKKHTGWIKDHTFENFFDTDGIVRNFIEKIHLVQLDEDAEGLPVLHRSTKYNERINWITYKFKGNNALLKLKEIFGYEDDIFKLLNILHTTKNLAGITLKVKKENIDVSIPFNGLSEGEQQFLAIKGMIYLLQGKNSLFLWDEPDTYLNPSWQWDLIPDLEINNTQYAEEDYAEEDYFQGAIQRDQFILTTHSPVLLSTVKKQAYYIDKGTISSIKNTYGLTVDESLIKQNITPRIEEVDNALKTYLELIATGQSQSEEALQLRAKLEQTMGANHQELQRANVLINFYE, encoded by the coding sequence ATGAAATTATTAGATTTAAAAATTGAAAAGTATAAAAACCTATCCAATTTTCATTGGGAGATAACAGAAGATAATGCTTCACCAGCTTTGTTATTAATGGGTAAAAATGCTTCTGGAAAAACAAATGTTTTAGAAGCAATGATTCAAATTTTTGATTTTTTAATTCATAGCCAAAGTAAAAAAGCACCTTTTAAATTTTCTATTACTTATGTTTTAGAAGTTACAACAATCAATATAAAGTGTAATAAAAATGAAGCTTTGGAAGGAGTTTCAATTGATGAGGTTTTTGTTCCAGTTTCAGAGATTAGAAGAGTAAATAATACATTTAGAGCACCAAATCACACCGATTTAGAAAGTCTTTTGCCAGAGAATATTATACTTTATTACTCTGGTTTCTCAGGGCGTTTTAATACCGTTTCAAATAAGTTTAAACAAGAGTATTCAAAATTATTTAGAAGACAAAAAGCGGTTGCATTACCTCCAATTATTGCTTTAGAGCCTATTCATTATCAAATGATTCTATTAGCTCTTTTTTCATTTTCTAATGATGCACCAATTTATGAGGATTTCTTTAAAAAGTATTTTAATATAACTGCTCTTGATTCTTTTGAAATACATATCAAAAAACATACTGGATGGATCAAAGACCATACTTTTGAAAACTTCTTTGATACTGATGGAATAGTTAGAAACTTTATTGAAAAAATACATTTAGTACAACTAGATGAAGATGCAGAAGGATTACCAGTTTTACACCGTTCTACTAAATACAATGAGAGAATAAACTGGATTACATACAAGTTTAAAGGAAATAATGCTTTGTTGAAACTAAAAGAGATATTTGGTTATGAAGATGACATTTTCAAACTACTTAATATTCTACACACTACTAAAAACCTAGCAGGTATTACTTTAAAGGTAAAAAAAGAAAATATTGATGTATCTATTCCTTTTAATGGTTTAAGTGAAGGTGAACAGCAATTTCTAGCCATTAAAGGAATGATTTATTTGTTGCAAGGTAAGAACTCATTATTTTTATGGGATGAGCCAGATACATATCTAAATCCATCATGGCAATGGGATTTAATACCAGATTTAGAAATTAATAATACTCAATATGCAGAAGAAGACTATGCAGAGGAAGATTATTTTCAAGGTGCTATTCAAAGAGACCAGTTTATATTAACAACGCATTCACCAGTTTTATTAAGTACAGTAAAAAAACAAGCTTACTATATTGATAAAGGAACAATTTCTTCTATTAAAAATACTTACGGTCTAACAGTTGATGAATCATTAATAAAACAAAATATTACACCAAGAATAGAAGAAGTAGATAATGCTTTAAAAACTTATTTAGAGCTTATTGCAACTGGTCAATCACAATCAGAGGAAGCACTCCAATTAAGAGCAAAATTAGAGCAAACAATGGGGGCTAATCACCAAGAACTTCAAAGAGCAAATGTTTTAATTAATTTTTACGAATAA